CGCCGCGTCCTGAGCGGCGGCCTGAGCGTCAGTCAGAGACCTTCTCCAGATCAAGATCGTGGAAGTCGTAAGAAAAGTCGGTGATATCAGACACCGCCTTCATGGTCAGTCCACTGACTTCACCGTCCTCAACAATAAAATTTACAAACGCATCCGCCTTTAACGACCGGTTAGGCCAGAAGGCGACGAACTGGTCACCATTATAGGGGGTGAGCGGACCATCAAGCAGGTTGGACTGGCCCATATCAATGTACAGACCCTTGCCCTGACGACGGATCTCGACTTCACCGTACCACGGATCACTATAGACGCCCGTATAGGCGTTGAGGGGCAGGGACGGCGCCTGGGCATCCGCTGGCGGGCTGATCGCCCCATCCAGTTGCGCCCTCGCTTTGACGAGGCTTTCTGCGAACGAGATTTTCGACGCTGCGATTGAGTCTTCGTCACGACCATTGATCAGATCGTCGGCCACCTGCCAGGCAAAGGTCGAAGCCGTCGCCCGGTAATCGTTGGCCGACGCAAAGATGGCGATGTCTTCCTCGGGGATCAGGATCAGACGACTGACGACCCCCGGCGCGCCGCCCGAATGGGTCACAGCCAACTTCCCTTCGAAATCCATGACCGACCAGCCAAGTGCGTAGAGACTAAGATGGCTGGCGCCCCGTTTCGCAAGCGCGCCGCCGACGCCTGTGGGCGTGACGCCGGTCCAGACTTCCTTGAACTGCTCTTCACTGATCAGACGCGTGCCATCAGCGGTGACCCCGTCATCGAGCCAGAATTTGGCCCATTTCATCATCCCGGGCGCCGTGCAG
This genomic stretch from Parvularcula sp. LCG005 harbors:
- a CDS encoding serine hydrolase yields the protein MPSATRLSALCLASCLTLPGAAAFAQALPDFDATAKAAIDAYDATGMTAAVMVDGETVYTGAYGVMRQGRKTPVTEDTLFPIASISKAFTTTALAILVDRGQVDWDAPLKTYIPEFEMSDPWVTEHFTLRDALTHRSGLPLGAGDLLIWPDGQANVEEVIAALPHLRPSTEFRSEYAYDNLLYIVAGEVVARVSGMSWSDFVTQEILEPVGMTECASDKTRIRKGQPVVTGHEREPGAEDGVPVPKELEFSMTWAATGGIFCTAPGMMKWAKFWLDDGVTADGTRLISEEQFKEVWTGVTPTGVGGALAKRGASHLSLYALGWSVMDFEGKLAVTHSGGAPGVVSRLILIPEEDIAIFASANDYRATASTFAWQVADDLINGRDEDSIAASKISFAESLVKARAQLDGAISPPADAQAPSLPLNAYTGVYSDPWYGEVEIRRQGKGLYIDMGQSNLLDGPLTPYNGDQFVAFWPNRSLKADAFVNFIVEDGEVSGLTMKAVSDITDFSYDFHDLDLEKVSD